The Polyodon spathula isolate WHYD16114869_AA chromosome 23, ASM1765450v1, whole genome shotgun sequence genome has a window encoding:
- the tcf15 gene encoding transcription factor 15: MTFTMLRPMTAHLIYPDLNVLCEDDENRSESDGSSDQSYGCCDSSDSRRRVSRKSGVGIGGVVVFKQRNAANARERDRTQSVNSAFTALRTLIPTEPVDRKLSKIETLRLASSYISHLANVLLLGDGSEDGQPCLSAVYGGQGDMDDKQPRTICTFCLSNQRKGVKQRGVSGLRMHR, translated from the exons ATGACTTTTACAATGCTGAGGCCGATGACAGCTCATCTCATCTATCCAGACCTAAACGTGCTCTGTGAGGACGACGAGAACCGGAGTGAGAGTGACGGCAGCTCGGATCAGAGCTACGGGTGCTGCGACAGCTCTGACAGTCGGCGGAGGGTCTCCCGAAAATCAGGGGTCGGCATCGGAGGAGTGGTCGTGTTCAAACAACGGAACGCCGCTAACGCCAGGGAGAGAGACCGGACCCAGAGCGTGAACTCGGCGTTCACCGCACTCCGGACCCTCATCCCCACAGAGCCGGTGGACAGAAAGCTGTCCAAGATAGAGACCCTGCGTCTGGCGTCCAGCTACATTTCACACCTGGCAAATGTGCTGTTGCTGGGAGACGGCAGCGAGGACGGGCAGCCCTGCTTGAGCGCGGTGTATGGTGGTCAAGGGGACATGGACGACAAACAACCGAGAACGATCTGCACATTTTGTCTCAGCAACCAGAGAAAAGGG GTGAAGCAGAGAGGAGTGAGTGGTTTGCGAATGCACAGATAG